A genomic window from Halobellus ruber includes:
- a CDS encoding restriction endonuclease: protein MDEYRFERFVADLWEEMGYRTTVRPPSRDAGIDVLARNRGPGGATEAIRAKRYEESTTVGGPEIRQYFAMTYQVGADEGLILGGGRRRRPAIVSEIA, encoded by the coding sequence ATGGACGAGTACCGCTTCGAGCGGTTCGTCGCGGACCTCTGGGAGGAGATGGGGTACCGCACGACCGTTCGCCCGCCGTCGCGGGACGCGGGGATCGACGTGCTGGCCCGCAACCGCGGGCCGGGCGGCGCGACCGAGGCGATCCGGGCGAAACGGTACGAGGAGTCGACGACCGTCGGCGGCCCGGAGATCCGGCAGTACTTCGCGATGACGTACCAGGTCGGTGCCGACGAGGGGCTTATCCTCGGCGGCGGCCGGCGACGACGGCCCGCAATCGTGTCTGAAATCGCGTGA
- a CDS encoding glycerate kinase type-2 family protein, with the protein MIDRGSIRAGSPAVEVVLDAVAAGIDAARPGTVLRDAVGVKDGGLTVGNAAYDLAAYDEVLFLGGGNAAGRVASHLPERLGPARSGGVVVTDDPVPVDGVDVVEGTHPVPSEPNREGTRRLLERARAADGDTLVVVAVTGGGSALLAAPVEGVTLADLRELTDVLVRSGAPIDRINAVRKHVSAVKGGRLARALTPATTVGVVFSDVTADDPSVVGSGPISPDPTSYDDALTVLSEYDVDAPESVTQHLERGAAGEVAETPAADDPAFDDVSVHVLANNATAVGAAREACADRGFEPLVLSSSVRGASQAAAVTHVAVAEEVRRRGDPVEPPAAILSGGETTVAVGKSGGTGGPNQEFALRAAVDLPARTVCCAVDTDGRDGPTDAAGAVVDPDTVDDRRSAREALAAHDVHGYLEERGALVRTGTTGTNVNDLRVLLVPE; encoded by the coding sequence GTGATCGACCGAGGGAGCATCCGGGCCGGGAGCCCGGCGGTGGAGGTCGTACTCGACGCCGTCGCGGCCGGGATCGACGCCGCCCGACCGGGGACCGTCCTTCGGGACGCCGTCGGGGTCAAGGACGGGGGGCTCACCGTCGGCAACGCCGCGTACGACCTCGCGGCATACGACGAGGTGCTTTTCCTCGGCGGCGGCAACGCGGCGGGTCGGGTCGCGAGCCACCTGCCCGAACGCTTGGGTCCGGCCCGCTCCGGCGGGGTGGTCGTGACTGACGACCCCGTTCCCGTCGACGGCGTCGACGTCGTCGAAGGCACCCACCCCGTCCCGAGCGAGCCCAACCGCGAGGGCACGCGCCGGCTGCTGGAGCGCGCCCGGGCGGCCGACGGCGACACCCTCGTCGTGGTCGCAGTGACCGGCGGGGGTAGCGCGCTGCTCGCCGCGCCCGTCGAGGGGGTGACACTTGCCGACCTCCGGGAGCTCACCGACGTCTTAGTCCGCTCGGGCGCGCCGATCGACCGGATCAACGCCGTCCGGAAGCACGTCTCGGCGGTGAAAGGCGGACGCCTCGCCCGGGCGCTCACACCGGCGACGACTGTCGGTGTCGTCTTCAGCGACGTGACCGCCGACGACCCCTCGGTGGTCGGAAGCGGCCCGATCTCCCCGGACCCGACGAGCTACGACGACGCACTGACCGTGCTCTCGGAGTACGACGTCGACGCCCCGGAGTCGGTGACGCAGCACCTCGAACGGGGCGCGGCCGGCGAGGTCGCTGAGACGCCCGCAGCCGACGATCCGGCCTTCGACGACGTGTCGGTCCACGTCCTCGCGAACAACGCCACCGCGGTCGGGGCCGCGCGGGAAGCGTGTGCGGACCGCGGGTTCGAGCCGCTCGTCCTGTCGTCGTCGGTTCGTGGCGCATCGCAGGCGGCCGCGGTGACCCACGTTGCGGTCGCCGAGGAGGTTCGTCGACGCGGCGACCCCGTCGAACCGCCCGCGGCGATCCTCTCCGGCGGGGAGACCACCGTCGCGGTCGGCAAGAGCGGGGGGACCGGCGGGCCGAACCAGGAGTTCGCGCTGCGGGCGGCGGTCGACCTTCCGGCCCGGACGGTCTGCTGTGCCGTCGACACCGACGGCCGCGACGGCCCGACCGACGCGGCGGGCGCGGTCGTCGACCCCGACACCGTCGACGACCGGCGCAGCGCCCGAGAAGCGCTCGCGGCACACGACGTACACGGCTACCTGGAGGAGCGGGGAGCGCTCGTCCGGACCGGCACGACCGGCACCAACGTCAACGACCTCCGGGTGCTCCTGGTCCCGGAGTGA
- a CDS encoding globin-coupled sensor protein, with protein sequence MSDVTQFGMDDFGNGRLNEQLDVETLVSDIGLDDEEIAWRKEFIGFDRDDVRRLQRYEEVFANNAEQVADDFYDNLTDYEETVEVIGRSEKGIDALKRTQSAYLTTLAEGAYGQEYFRERARIGKLHDMLEMPMKYYLGQYGVYYDLILPLVGDELVESVTDRLGSAGGDGVDGTADDCFRDDLETAVREEVDDVIEDILSILRIVNLDIQVVTDTYIHSYNERLEAAIRENDRLMSEVESDIEQPVNELRDTSDDVTDSATEISEAAAQQSDNLEEVSSEVSSLTATVEEVAATAEEVDRVSERARAMAQEGQESADEAVAVMDDIHRTVDAVGSDVDDLRGRIQRIDEFVESINGIADQTNLLALNASIEAARAGEAGDGFGVVADEIKSLATESQSEAAEIEAMVSEIQADAEKTAASLNEMTEQVTRGITGVEESMRSLSDIVDATAEAADGIGEVSEATDDQAATAEEISAMVDEVAERAEQVATEVENLAAANEEQSAMVTEVERSVARLTERETATDGGVTRGDGADAGEVTVPADLPDGMPEFVVEMLSEERLREIAQGDVEQFDAM encoded by the coding sequence ATGTCCGACGTTACGCAGTTTGGGATGGACGATTTCGGGAACGGGAGACTCAACGAACAGTTGGACGTCGAGACGTTAGTGAGCGACATCGGACTCGACGACGAGGAGATCGCGTGGCGGAAGGAGTTCATCGGGTTCGACCGGGACGACGTCAGACGCCTGCAACGGTACGAGGAGGTGTTTGCGAACAACGCAGAACAGGTCGCAGACGACTTCTACGACAACCTGACCGACTACGAGGAGACCGTCGAGGTGATCGGCCGCTCGGAGAAGGGGATCGACGCGCTCAAGCGCACCCAGTCGGCGTATCTGACGACGCTCGCCGAGGGGGCATACGGGCAGGAGTACTTCCGTGAACGCGCCCGCATCGGCAAACTCCACGACATGTTGGAGATGCCGATGAAGTACTACCTCGGACAATACGGGGTATACTACGACCTCATCCTGCCGCTCGTCGGTGACGAACTCGTCGAGTCGGTGACCGACAGGCTCGGGTCCGCGGGCGGGGATGGCGTCGACGGCACGGCGGACGACTGCTTCCGCGACGACCTCGAAACCGCCGTGAGAGAGGAGGTAGACGACGTGATCGAGGACATCCTGTCGATACTGCGGATCGTAAACCTGGACATACAGGTGGTCACGGATACGTACATTCACTCCTACAACGAGCGGCTCGAGGCGGCGATACGGGAAAACGACCGGCTGATGTCGGAGGTCGAGTCGGACATAGAACAGCCCGTCAACGAACTCCGAGACACCTCCGACGACGTTACCGACAGCGCGACCGAGATCAGCGAAGCCGCAGCACAACAGTCGGACAATCTTGAGGAGGTGAGTTCGGAGGTATCGAGCCTCACCGCGACGGTCGAGGAGGTTGCCGCGACCGCAGAGGAAGTAGATAGGGTCAGCGAGCGGGCGAGAGCGATGGCACAGGAGGGACAGGAGTCGGCCGACGAGGCCGTCGCGGTGATGGACGACATCCACCGGACGGTTGACGCCGTGGGATCGGACGTGGACGACCTCCGAGGGCGGATCCAACGGATCGACGAGTTCGTCGAGAGCATCAACGGGATCGCCGACCAGACGAATCTGCTGGCGTTGAACGCGTCGATCGAGGCGGCCCGGGCGGGCGAGGCCGGCGACGGGTTCGGCGTAGTCGCCGACGAAATCAAATCCCTCGCTACGGAGTCGCAGTCGGAGGCCGCCGAGATCGAGGCGATGGTATCGGAGATCCAGGCGGACGCCGAGAAGACCGCCGCCAGTCTAAACGAGATGACAGAACAGGTGACACGCGGGATCACCGGTGTCGAGGAGAGTATGCGGAGCCTGTCGGACATCGTCGACGCGACCGCGGAAGCCGCCGACGGGATCGGCGAGGTCTCCGAAGCCACCGACGACCAGGCTGCGACGGCGGAGGAGATCTCCGCGATGGTCGACGAGGTCGCCGAACGGGCGGAGCAGGTCGCCACGGAGGTGGAGAACCTGGCGGCTGCAAACGAGGAACAGTCAGCGATGGTCACCGAGGTCGAGCGCTCGGTCGCCCGGTTGACCGAACGGGAGACGGCGACCGACGGCGGTGTGACCCGCGGCGACGGGGCGGACGCCGGCGAGGTGACCGTTCCGGCGGACCTGCCCGACGGGATGCCGGAGTTCGTCGTGGAGATGCTGTCCGAGGAACGGCTCCGGGAGATCGCACAGGGTGATGTCGAGCAGTTCGACGCGATGTAA
- the purN gene encoding phosphoribosylglycinamide formyltransferase: MTRIAGLASNRGRNLLHIDDERPGGASLAVVLSDHDDAPVLEAAADRGIPTETVERRDGEAREAHDRRLVDALAGYDLDLVCLDGYMRILSPEFLDKVPPTLNVHPSLLPAFPGDDAHEQVLDAGVRVTGCTVHVVTETVDDGPIVTQEVVPVYDDDDAAALKRRVLHDAEFAAYPRAIRWFAADRVRIDDGVGTGGPTVSIEGDEAGDFPERRVVSGDRVSELRYGENPHQAAAVYADAGSEATGVVDVPQLNAGAKALSYNNYNDADAALNLIREFDGPAAAVIKHTNPAGCATADTLADAYADALATDAMSAFGGIVGLNRPCDADTAERIVDSFKEVVVAPGYTDAAVEILADEDDLRVLDVGDLDGDVADRLTEKRLAGGRLVQERDGWAPTREDLEVVTETAPTDEQVETMLFAWKVLKHVKSNGIVLADGTETVGVGAGQVSRVDAVRLATMKADEHAEGKDVEGTVLASDAFFPFPDGVERAADAGVEAVIQPGGSVNDDDVIAACNDRGMPMAFTGRRCFRHD; the protein is encoded by the coding sequence ATGACTCGGATCGCGGGCTTGGCGAGCAACCGCGGGCGGAACCTCCTGCACATCGACGACGAACGTCCCGGCGGCGCGTCCCTCGCTGTGGTCCTCTCGGACCACGACGACGCGCCCGTTCTCGAGGCGGCGGCCGACCGCGGCATCCCGACGGAGACCGTCGAGCGCCGCGACGGGGAGGCCCGCGAGGCACACGACCGCCGGCTCGTCGACGCGCTGGCCGGCTACGACCTCGACCTCGTCTGTCTCGACGGCTATATGCGGATCCTCTCCCCGGAGTTCCTCGACAAGGTCCCCCCGACGCTCAACGTCCACCCCTCGCTGCTGCCGGCGTTTCCCGGCGACGACGCCCACGAACAGGTGCTCGACGCCGGCGTCCGCGTGACGGGGTGCACCGTCCACGTCGTGACCGAGACGGTCGACGACGGCCCGATCGTCACCCAGGAGGTCGTCCCCGTCTACGACGACGACGACGCCGCGGCGCTGAAACGCCGCGTCCTTCACGACGCAGAGTTCGCGGCGTACCCCCGCGCGATCAGGTGGTTCGCGGCGGATCGCGTCCGGATCGACGACGGGGTCGGCACCGGGGGTCCGACAGTCAGTATCGAGGGCGACGAGGCCGGCGACTTCCCCGAACGCCGCGTCGTCTCCGGCGACAGGGTGTCGGAACTCCGGTACGGCGAGAACCCACACCAGGCCGCGGCGGTCTACGCCGACGCCGGCAGCGAGGCGACCGGCGTGGTCGACGTCCCCCAGCTGAACGCGGGTGCAAAGGCGCTGTCGTACAACAACTACAACGACGCCGACGCCGCTCTCAACCTGATCCGCGAGTTCGACGGCCCCGCGGCGGCGGTCATCAAACACACGAACCCCGCGGGGTGTGCGACCGCCGACACCCTGGCCGACGCCTACGCCGACGCCCTGGCGACCGACGCGATGAGCGCGTTCGGCGGGATCGTCGGCTTGAACCGGCCCTGCGACGCCGATACCGCAGAGCGGATCGTCGACTCGTTCAAGGAGGTCGTCGTCGCGCCGGGCTACACCGACGCCGCCGTCGAGATCCTGGCCGACGAGGACGACCTGCGGGTGCTCGACGTGGGCGACCTCGACGGAGACGTTGCGGACCGCCTGACCGAGAAGCGGCTCGCGGGCGGGCGGCTGGTCCAGGAGCGGGACGGATGGGCGCCGACCCGCGAGGACCTGGAGGTGGTGACCGAGACCGCCCCCACCGACGAGCAGGTCGAGACGATGCTGTTCGCCTGGAAGGTGCTGAAACACGTCAAATCCAACGGGATCGTGCTCGCCGACGGCACCGAAACCGTCGGCGTCGGCGCGGGACAGGTCTCCCGGGTCGACGCCGTCAGGCTCGCCACGATGAAGGCCGACGAGCACGCGGAAGGGAAGGACGTCGAAGGTACCGTGCTGGCTTCCGACGCCTTCTTTCCGTTCCCCGACGGCGTCGAACGCGCCGCGGACGCGGGGGTCGAAGCCGTGATCCAACCCGGCGGGTCGGTCAACGACGACGACGTGATCGCCGCCTGCAACGACCGCGGGATGCCGATGGCGTTCACCGGCCGGCGGTGTTTCAGACACGATTGA
- a CDS encoding amino acid-binding protein: protein MSDAETEVRAYTLRLELVDEPGELLRALRPVADHGGNLLSIFHERGNVTPRGHIPVEVDVEATPDRFERIIDDLREAGINVIQAGTERYSEEVTVVLSGHVIETDLSDTLSRIRGSTTATVTDLAVAATEGTADVSSARLGISAEAGTIEGVLELLRTVAAEKDLELIEPLPGGSRG, encoded by the coding sequence GTGAGTGACGCCGAGACGGAGGTCCGCGCGTACACGCTGCGACTGGAGCTGGTCGACGAACCCGGGGAGTTGCTGCGGGCGCTCCGCCCGGTCGCCGACCACGGCGGCAACCTGCTGTCGATCTTTCACGAGCGGGGGAACGTCACGCCGCGGGGCCACATCCCGGTCGAGGTCGACGTGGAGGCGACGCCGGACCGCTTCGAGCGGATCATCGACGACCTCCGCGAGGCCGGGATCAACGTGATCCAGGCGGGCACCGAGCGGTACAGCGAGGAGGTCACGGTGGTGCTGTCGGGGCACGTCATCGAGACCGACCTCTCGGATACGCTCTCGCGGATCCGCGGGTCGACGACGGCGACGGTGACGGATCTGGCGGTCGCGGCGACAGAGGGAACCGCCGACGTCTCCAGCGCCCGGCTGGGGATCTCCGCGGAGGCCGGCACGATCGAGGGAGTGTTGGAACTGCTCCGGACCGTCGCCGCCGAGAAGGACCTCGAACTGATCGAGCCGCTTCCGGGCGGGTCGCGGGGCTGA
- the purB gene encoding adenylosuccinate lyase: MDDIPRSDPLAAVSPLDGRYAGRTGPLVPYASEAALMRARLRVEVEYLIALADLDATRLSLSPQERSDLRAVVEGFDADDARLIKRLETEGAAGYDATNHDVKAVEYFLRTRSEERLHPWIHFGLTSEDVNNLAHRLLIGPAVEEVLLPALAAVRDELVALAHEYRDTPMLARTHGQPATPTTFGKEMAVYAARLGNATGRIADATGSLSGKLAGASGTYAAHVAAYPGVDWRAFARSFVTGLGLEHTALSTQVNPCDDLAATFDALRGANNVLLDLDRDVWLYVSDRYLGQEADEGETGSSTMPHKVNPIDFENSEGNLSKANSDLEFLADYVTTSRLQRDLSDSTVKRNVGAAFAHCLVGYGKTEAGLGKVVPNEVVMREDLDAHPELIGEAVQTILRREGDTEAYERVKQLTRGRDVTLADFRDLFDDLDVDDDVRAELRGLSPAEYVGLGNELVDDLDEA, encoded by the coding sequence ATGGACGATATTCCGCGCTCGGACCCGCTGGCGGCCGTTTCGCCGCTCGACGGGCGGTACGCGGGCCGCACCGGACCCCTCGTACCGTACGCCAGCGAGGCGGCGCTGATGCGCGCGCGGCTCCGCGTCGAGGTCGAGTACCTGATCGCGCTGGCCGACCTCGACGCCACGCGGCTGTCGCTTTCCCCCCAGGAACGCAGCGACCTCCGGGCGGTCGTCGAGGGGTTCGACGCCGACGACGCCCGGCTGATCAAGCGGCTCGAAACCGAGGGGGCGGCGGGGTACGACGCGACGAACCACGACGTGAAAGCGGTGGAGTATTTCCTCCGGACCCGGAGTGAAGAGCGGCTCCACCCGTGGATCCACTTCGGGCTGACCTCCGAGGACGTGAACAACCTCGCCCACAGACTGTTGATCGGCCCCGCCGTCGAGGAGGTGCTGCTCCCCGCGCTCGCGGCCGTCCGCGACGAACTCGTCGCCCTCGCCCACGAGTACCGGGACACGCCGATGCTCGCCCGGACCCACGGTCAGCCCGCGACGCCGACCACGTTCGGCAAGGAGATGGCGGTGTACGCCGCGCGGCTCGGAAACGCAACGGGCCGGATCGCCGACGCGACGGGGAGCCTCTCCGGGAAGCTCGCGGGCGCCTCCGGCACCTACGCCGCCCACGTCGCCGCCTACCCCGGCGTCGACTGGCGGGCGTTCGCGCGGTCGTTCGTGACCGGTCTGGGGCTCGAACACACCGCCCTGTCGACGCAGGTGAACCCCTGCGACGACCTCGCGGCGACCTTCGACGCGCTGCGGGGTGCCAACAACGTCCTGCTGGACCTCGACCGCGACGTCTGGCTGTACGTCTCGGATCGCTACCTCGGCCAGGAGGCCGACGAGGGCGAGACCGGGTCCTCGACGATGCCGCACAAGGTGAACCCGATCGACTTCGAGAACTCCGAGGGGAACCTCTCGAAGGCCAACTCGGACCTGGAGTTTCTCGCGGACTACGTCACCACCTCCCGGCTCCAGCGGGACCTCTCGGACTCGACGGTGAAGCGCAACGTCGGCGCGGCGTTCGCCCACTGTCTCGTCGGCTACGGGAAGACCGAAGCGGGGCTCGGGAAGGTCGTGCCCAACGAGGTGGTGATGCGCGAGGACCTCGACGCCCACCCGGAGCTCATCGGCGAGGCGGTCCAGACGATCCTGCGCCGGGAAGGCGATACCGAGGCCTACGAGCGCGTCAAGCAACTCACCCGCGGGCGGGACGTGACGCTCGCGGACTTCCGGGACCTCTTCGACGACCTCGACGTGGACGACGACGTCCGCGCGGAGCTCCGGGGGCTCTCGCCCGCCGAGTACGTCGGGCTCGGCAACGAACTCGTCGACGACCTGGACGAGGCGTGA
- a CDS encoding DUF7110 family protein: MSGRVYRLHSTLELPLEDVEEYLNGDPDLPPEVDDVEVTRRNNTLILKAVAAEDDLSKYTPTAQLKASITENRVYEEEPPRAGAPRWDEEEEEIPSELVEFACFKGDRETVLQNTALQYPMFLVLREIALRAEKGTLTAITEVDGELAAHRIVEGEERPASIEVVENPAQGEGGSNGVNWRDNKFISD; this comes from the coding sequence ATGTCAGGCCGCGTATACCGACTTCACTCGACACTGGAACTGCCCCTGGAAGATGTCGAAGAGTATCTGAACGGTGACCCGGACCTGCCCCCCGAGGTCGACGACGTGGAGGTGACCCGCCGCAACAACACGCTCATTCTCAAGGCCGTCGCCGCCGAGGACGATCTGAGCAAGTACACCCCGACCGCCCAACTGAAGGCGAGCATCACCGAAAACCGCGTCTACGAGGAGGAGCCCCCGCGGGCCGGCGCGCCGCGGTGGGACGAGGAGGAGGAGGAGATCCCCTCCGAACTCGTCGAGTTCGCGTGCTTCAAGGGCGACCGGGAGACGGTGCTACAGAACACCGCGCTCCAGTATCCGATGTTTCTGGTCCTCCGGGAGATCGCACTCCGTGCGGAGAAGGGGACACTCACCGCGATCACGGAGGTCGACGGCGAACTCGCGGCCCACCGGATCGTGGAGGGCGAGGAACGGCCCGCGAGCATCGAGGTCGTCGAGAACCCCGCCCAGGGCGAGGGCGGGTCGAACGGCGTGAACTGGCGCGATAATAAGTTCATCTCGGATTAA
- a CDS encoding type I 3-dehydroquinate dehydratase, whose translation MDKATDPIAQLEAYDGELPILATNRNQWFGGKARDAGRLDALFAASRFDAVAYVDIELETVRATEWLTGEFRGNDVDLIVSHHDFDATPEREVLMAIIDQCADYGDVAKVATFPNDPSDTLTLLGALHEATQAGIDAAGIAMGELGSHTRVVGHVYGSKLGYAPLADDESEYAPGQFPLRTLRALVDATRIDGDAPATEGLGDDVSTPSGLSLPN comes from the coding sequence ATGGACAAGGCGACGGATCCGATCGCACAGCTGGAGGCCTACGACGGCGAGCTCCCGATCCTCGCCACCAACCGGAACCAGTGGTTCGGCGGGAAGGCCCGCGACGCCGGCCGGCTGGACGCCCTCTTTGCGGCCTCCCGGTTCGACGCCGTCGCGTACGTCGACATCGAACTCGAAACCGTCCGGGCGACGGAGTGGCTGACCGGGGAGTTCCGCGGGAACGACGTCGACCTCATCGTCTCCCACCACGACTTCGACGCGACGCCGGAGCGGGAGGTCCTGATGGCGATAATCGACCAGTGTGCGGACTACGGCGACGTCGCGAAGGTCGCGACGTTCCCGAACGACCCCTCGGACACCCTCACGCTTCTGGGCGCCCTCCACGAGGCGACGCAGGCCGGGATCGACGCCGCCGGGATCGCGATGGGCGAGCTCGGGAGCCACACCCGCGTCGTCGGCCACGTCTACGGCTCGAAGCTGGGCTACGCGCCGCTGGCGGACGACGAAAGCGAATACGCGCCCGGACAGTTCCCGTTGCGGACGCTCCGGGCGCTCGTCGACGCTACGCGGATCGACGGGGACGCGCCGGCCACTGAGGGGCTCGGCGACGACGTCTCGACACCTTCGGGGCTGTCGCTCCCGAACTGA
- a CDS encoding glutaredoxin family protein yields the protein MTFQPESELSSEEVQAAVDDAIESNDVVLFMKGNRLMPQCGYSQRAVNLISQYVEEFETVDTLPALAEYRAALEEHSGWETIPQTFVDGEFVGGSDILAELDERGELEETLTA from the coding sequence ATGACGTTCCAGCCCGAATCGGAGCTGAGCAGCGAGGAGGTACAGGCGGCCGTCGACGACGCCATCGAATCGAACGACGTCGTCCTGTTTATGAAGGGCAACCGGCTGATGCCGCAGTGCGGCTACTCCCAGCGCGCGGTGAACCTCATCTCACAGTACGTCGAGGAGTTCGAGACCGTCGATACGCTGCCCGCCCTCGCGGAGTACCGGGCGGCGCTGGAGGAACACAGCGGGTGGGAGACCATCCCGCAGACCTTCGTCGACGGCGAGTTCGTCGGAGGCAGCGACATTCTGGCCGAACTCGACGAACGCGGGGAACTCGAGGAGACGCTGACGGCGTAG
- the gfcR gene encoding transcriptional regulator GfcR: MKNVDDLIASAAELADRGLSKGEIADELNVSRETASWLVDRGGSGESATEPDPAEPTESGGGPHDIHVDWSAVGRDSRRLTQVGRAMADLLSKQGEEVDLTIGIEKAGAPLATVVSQDLDTDLGSYAPAKHQWDEGDIDDLGGSFSRNFAGIRDRDCYVVDDIVTSGTTMRETIDAIRAEGGRPVACVVVVDKQGIESIEDVPVYSLIDVVRVGND; the protein is encoded by the coding sequence ATGAAGAACGTCGATGACCTGATCGCGAGCGCCGCCGAGCTCGCCGACCGGGGGCTCTCGAAAGGCGAGATCGCGGACGAACTGAACGTCTCCCGGGAGACGGCGAGCTGGCTCGTCGACCGCGGCGGGTCGGGCGAGTCGGCGACCGAGCCCGACCCCGCGGAGCCGACCGAGTCCGGGGGCGGTCCCCACGACATCCACGTCGACTGGAGCGCGGTCGGACGCGACTCCAGACGGCTCACGCAGGTGGGCCGGGCGATGGCGGATCTCCTCTCGAAGCAGGGCGAGGAGGTGGACCTGACCATCGGGATCGAGAAGGCGGGCGCCCCGCTCGCGACGGTGGTGTCCCAGGATCTCGACACGGATCTGGGGTCGTACGCCCCCGCGAAACACCAGTGGGACGAGGGCGACATCGACGACCTCGGCGGCTCCTTTTCCCGGAACTTCGCGGGGATCCGCGACCGGGACTGCTACGTGGTCGACGACATCGTGACCTCCGGGACCACGATGCGGGAGACCATCGACGCGATCCGCGCCGAGGGCGGCCGGCCGGTGGCGTGTGTCGTCGTCGTCGACAAGCAGGGCATCGAATCCATCGAGGACGTCCCGGTGTACTCGCTCATCGACGTCGTCCGCGTCGGCAACGACTGA
- a CDS encoding glucose 1-dehydrogenase — translation MQTIAVERGRGEPAVLDRERPEPAAGEVLVRTLRVGVDGTDFEVIAGNHGEFPAGEDFLVLGHEAVGVVEDGGGTAFSAGDVVVPTLRRPPGGERNEFFERGESDMAPAGKYHERGIVGAHGYMSEYFVTDAEFLLEVPPALADVGFLVEPLSIAVKGVELATASRSSFTWEPESAAVLGNGSLGLLTLAYLKHVEGYDRLYCLGRRDRPDPTIEIIEELGATYVDSRETPVSEIPAAHEPIDLVFEATGYAKHAFETIDALAPNGVGALLGVPEPWEFEVDGGRLHRELVLHNKALVGSVNSRIQHFEAAAEALSAFPEWFLDRLVTGVYGVDEVAAAFEDDDTTIKTAVQFSEYEERR, via the coding sequence ATGCAGACCATCGCAGTCGAGCGGGGACGGGGCGAGCCGGCGGTCCTCGACCGGGAACGGCCGGAGCCGGCCGCCGGCGAGGTGCTGGTGCGGACGCTCCGGGTCGGCGTCGACGGGACCGACTTCGAGGTCATCGCCGGCAACCACGGCGAGTTCCCGGCGGGCGAGGATTTCCTCGTGTTGGGCCACGAGGCGGTCGGTGTCGTCGAGGACGGCGGCGGGACGGCGTTTTCCGCGGGCGACGTCGTCGTCCCGACGCTCCGTCGGCCCCCCGGCGGCGAGCGCAACGAGTTCTTCGAGCGCGGCGAGTCGGATATGGCCCCCGCCGGGAAGTACCACGAGCGGGGGATCGTCGGCGCGCACGGATACATGTCGGAGTACTTCGTGACCGACGCCGAGTTCCTGCTCGAAGTCCCGCCCGCGCTCGCCGACGTCGGGTTCCTGGTCGAACCCCTCTCGATCGCGGTGAAAGGGGTCGAACTCGCTACCGCCTCGCGGTCGTCGTTCACCTGGGAACCGGAGTCCGCGGCGGTGCTCGGCAACGGGAGCCTGGGGCTGCTCACGCTTGCGTACCTGAAACACGTCGAGGGGTACGACCGGCTCTACTGCCTCGGCCGTCGGGACCGCCCCGACCCGACGATCGAGATCATCGAGGAGTTGGGTGCGACCTACGTCGACTCCCGGGAGACGCCGGTGTCGGAGATCCCGGCGGCCCACGAGCCGATCGACTTGGTGTTCGAGGCGACGGGCTATGCGAAACACGCCTTCGAGACGATCGACGCGCTGGCACCGAACGGGGTCGGCGCCCTCCTAGGCGTCCCCGAGCCGTGGGAGTTCGAGGTCGACGGCGGCCGGCTCCACCGCGAGTTGGTGTTGCACAACAAGGCGCTCGTCGGCAGCGTGAACTCCCGGATACAGCACTTCGAGGCGGCCGCGGAGGCGCTTTCGGCGTTCCCGGAGTGGTTCCTCGACCGCCTGGTGACTGGGGTCTACGGCGTCGACGAGGTGGCCGCCGCGTTCGAGGACGACGACACCACTATAAAAACCGCCGTGCAATTCAGCGAGTATGAAGAACGTCGATGA